The Methanococcus voltae PS genome segment ATAGTTCCCCTAGCCCCTTGCATTTTTTTATTGCCGAATGAACTTTTTGAAGCGTCTTTTTCAATCTGTGCCTCTGCAATTTCAGGGATTAATACGCCAACTTTTTCATGAGGTATTTGATTTTTAAAGTCATTAAATGACTTGATTCCATCTATATTTTCATTATCTTCTTCAAAGCAACCTGACATGGAAACAGAAGTTACGAGAAGTAACGAACTAAATATTACAACCAATGTATTTTTTAAATTTTTATTGTAAATGTTTAGTTTATCGTTATTATTGCCTTTAATTCTATTATTTTTGTTATTTTTAATAGTATCACATCTATTATATTTTAATTAACTTTTATGACGTTATTTAGCAATTATGGATTTATTAATATGGATTTATTAGTCTTAACAATATTATGCAGTATACTAATAACTAAACACTTCTTTGAATAAAAAATTATCCTTATGTAATAGACTAAATAATTATTTAGATTGCGATAATATTTTTAAAATTCAATAGTTTCTAGTATTCGACTTTACAAATAACTCTAAAATAACTCTAAAATAATATAATATTATGAATTAATACGGAATAATAGGTAAAAAATAAGAAATAATAAATAAGAAATAAGATATAAATTACTTTAAATCCTATATTATATGATTTTAGACTAGTTATTCATCACCAAACCATTTTGCATGGATTTTATCGTAGGTACCGTCTGCTTTCATATCGTCTAATGCTTTATCGATTTTTTCTGATAATTCTGTATCATCCAATCTTGTAGCAATACCATATGATTCAGAAGTCATTAATTCACCGGTTAATTTGTATAAACCAGGATTTTCTTTTAAATATTCCATAGCAACTGCATTATCCACAACAATAGCATTGAGTTTGCCATTTTTCATATCCATGTAAGCGTCGCCGATTTTATTGTATTGTTTAACTTCGTAGTTGTATTCTCCAGCACTCGCTGATGCAATGATGTCACCAGTAGTACCTAATTTTACACCTACTTTTTTACCATTCAAGTCTTTTAATGAATTTATTTCGTTATTTTCATCCATAACACATAATATTTGACCTGCTTCAAAGTAAGGTTTTGAAAATTTAACTTCTTTAGACCTGTTTTCTGTAATTGTCATAGCTGAGATAACACAATCATATTTTTTGGCGTTTAATGCAGGTATAAGACCATCAAATTGTGAGTCGATAATTTCAACGTCCTTACCCATTCTTTTTCCAACTTCTTTGATAATATCTATATCAAATCCTATTGGTACGCCATTTTCATCCATATATTCAAAAGGTCTAAATTCAACACAGCAACCAACTGTTAACACTTTTGAATCATCTACTTTATCACTTGCACTGCCGTTATCGGTACATCCTGCGAATGAAACAACAAGGGCAACTAAAGCAACTAAAAATAAAGCTTTAATTCCATTTTTAATCATAATTTCACCGAATTATATCTATTCTTATGTGCCTATAACTAATTTATTATTAGGAATTAATAATATACTTTTAAATAATATATAATTGTTTTTATCTTAAAATATATGACAAAATGAAAAATAATAAGCAATAGTAGTAAACAATAGTAAAATAGTAATAAACAGTACTAAATAATGAAATAATAAACTAATAAAATAAACTAATAAACTAATAAAAATGAAACAATATTAAATAATGAAGTAATAAATAAAGAGTATTAAGGTTATTATTATGCAAAATCTATCCAATAGTAAAAATTTAAAAAATTTATCCGATTCACCTAAGTTATTAAATTTATTGACAAAACAAAGTAAAGAGCAATACGAAAAAGACTTAGAAAATGAAACAATAAATATTGCTTCAAATTTAATTAGAATAAACTCTGTAAATCCTGGTTTTGGGGGAAAAGGGGAAGTTGAAGAAGCGCAATATATTATAAAAAAGATGAAAGAATACGCAAAAAAATATAATGCGGATTTAATAATAAAAGAATACAACACAACCGATGAAAATAACATCGTAAGACCTAACGTAGTTGTAGATTTGGATTTGAACAAAGAAAACAGTCTAACAATAATTTCACATATGGATATCGTACCTGAGGGCGACATTTCATTATGGGATACAAATCCGTACGAACCAGTCATAAAAAACGGTAAAATTTATGGTAGGGGTAGTGAAGACAACGGAAAAGGTATTGTATCATCTTTTTTAATCTTAAAAATGATATTAGATGAATTTAAGCAAAAATCCTTAAATCCAGAATCTGATTTAAAGTATAACTTAAGATTAATTTTCGTAGCAGACGAAGAAAATGGTAGTACTTATGGAATTAGACATCTTTTAAAGTATGAAGATGAGCTTTTCAAGAACGGAGATGTTATTATAGTCCCTGATTTTGGAGTAGGTCATGGAAACTTCGTGGAAATTGCCGAAAAACAAATCATGTGGATTAAATTTACAATAAAAGGTTTCCAATGTCACGGTAGCACACCGCTCAAAGGAATTAATGCAGGTACTATGGCATTTTTATTCGGCGATATGCTCCAAAAGACACTATATAAAAAATACGATACAAAAGACGAGATATTCACATTCCCATACTCAAGTTTTGAACCAACAATCTTTAAAAATTCCGTAGAAAATGCAAATACAATTCCAGGAAATGTTGAAATGTATTTCGATTGTAGAGTTTTACCGAATTATGATGTGGATGACGTTTTAAAAACAATTGATAACACCATATTAAAATTTAAGAGAGAATTACCTATAAATTTAATTTATTATAGTGAGAATTTGTTAAATAATATCGATGTAACCTATAACGTTGAAAATCTAGAGAAATCCGGCAAATTGCCTGAAAATTCAAAATCAATAGCAGAAATAAATAATTCAATTGAAAAAATATTGGGTATTGAACCGAAATTATGTGGAATGGGGGGCGGTACTGTAGCGGCTCCTATACGAGTTAAAGGATATGAAGCTGTAGTTTGGGGAATGGGTAATGAAACAGCCCATCAACCTAATGAAAATATCGATATTTCCGATTTACTAAATATGGCTAAAGTATATTTAGCAATGATTGTAAAAGAGGATAATTAATAAAGATAATAAACATAATAATCAATTTTTAAATTATTTTTATAGTAAATCATTTTTATTTTTTACAATTAATATTTTAGGGGATTTTATGAATATCGATGAAAAAAATTTAAACTATAATAAATCTAAAGAATTAAAAGAATTAAAAGAATTAAAAGAATTAAAAGAATTAAAAGAATATGAAATTGTTATTTTGAAAATTGGGGGAAGTTTAACATTAAATTGTGAAAATCTTTTAAAAGAATTGAAAATACAAATTAAAGAATTAAACGATATTAATAATCTCATAAAAACAAAATTGCTCATAATTCCCGGTGGTGGAAACTTTGCAAACAATGTAAGGGATATTTATGAAAAAACAAACCTTTCTGATGACGGAGCTCATAAATTGGCTACATTATGCACGGATTTAACTGGACTATATATGAAAGATATTTCAAATGTAAAAACAGCCAATAATATTTACGATGTAAAAGATATGTTCCGATATGAGGATTTGTTAATTTTTTTACCTTCTAATCTAATATTAT includes the following:
- a CDS encoding basic amino acid ABC transporter substrate-binding protein, yielding MIKNGIKALFLVALVALVVSFAGCTDNGSASDKVDDSKVLTVGCCVEFRPFEYMDENGVPIGFDIDIIKEVGKRMGKDVEIIDSQFDGLIPALNAKKYDCVISAMTITENRSKEVKFSKPYFEAGQILCVMDENNEINSLKDLNGKKVGVKLGTTGDIIASASAGEYNYEVKQYNKIGDAYMDMKNGKLNAIVVDNAVAMEYLKENPGLYKLTGELMTSESYGIATRLDDTELSEKIDKALDDMKADGTYDKIHAKWFGDE
- a CDS encoding M20 family metallo-hydrolase gives rise to the protein MQNLSNSKNLKNLSDSPKLLNLLTKQSKEQYEKDLENETINIASNLIRINSVNPGFGGKGEVEEAQYIIKKMKEYAKKYNADLIIKEYNTTDENNIVRPNVVVDLDLNKENSLTIISHMDIVPEGDISLWDTNPYEPVIKNGKIYGRGSEDNGKGIVSSFLILKMILDEFKQKSLNPESDLKYNLRLIFVADEENGSTYGIRHLLKYEDELFKNGDVIIVPDFGVGHGNFVEIAEKQIMWIKFTIKGFQCHGSTPLKGINAGTMAFLFGDMLQKTLYKKYDTKDEIFTFPYSSFEPTIFKNSVENANTIPGNVEMYFDCRVLPNYDVDDVLKTIDNTILKFKRELPINLIYYSENLLNNIDVTYNVENLEKSGKLPENSKSIAEINNSIEKILGIEPKLCGMGGGTVAAPIRVKGYEAVVWGMGNETAHQPNENIDISDLLNMAKVYLAMIVKEDN
- a CDS encoding amino acid kinase family protein, which encodes MNIDEKNLNYNKSKELKELKELKELKELKEYEIVILKIGGSLTLNCENLLKELKIQIKELNDINNLIKTKLLIIPGGGNFANNVRDIYEKTNLSDDGAHKLATLCTDLTGLYMKDISNVKTANNIYDVKDMFRYEDLLIFLPSNLILSTDKLPRSWDVTSDSFAGYIADLIDCKKLIIATDVDGIYNKYPEGKLLNTINAKSIKGFTSIDKYLPEFICSNNIECYVVNGNFPKRIISILENKIDTYTKILK